Part of the Lycium ferocissimum isolate CSIRO_LF1 chromosome 6, AGI_CSIRO_Lferr_CH_V1, whole genome shotgun sequence genome, ACCAAATTCGGGCCCTTCGCTAAAAGTTTAACTTCAAGGGGGGCCAGTTTAAAACCCACCCTAAAAAAGAGAGCTAAAAGATAGTTTTTCATTGATGATCTTCAATGAGTACAAAACAAGACATTTATACACTACAAAGCAAGAACCCAAGAAATGACAATATTACCCTTTACTAAACTAAATTAGGATGCCaaccaaataaaatagaaaattaaaactAAACTCTAAAGGACAGAACTTGCAATTTGTATCAGGTCTCCCTCCTTAAAATCAAACTTGTCCCATCAAGGGTGTTAATGCCACCGGGaccaaatgaaataaaaattcgTGTCCTTGAATCAatattcatcttcttcactGTAGGCGTAGAATGATTATGTTTCCTCATCAATACTTCATTTGCAGCAGAAGATCCCAAGGGCCTTGAACTTAATTGAACAGGAAATACTTCATACACCTTGTGAAAGTTTTCATCACTAAACACCTCAAAGTGATCTAGGATGccaattatttttaaatgaaatgaaagtgGCAAAAACTCGTGTGAATACTTTGAGACCATGATAACCATCATCTTCGTAGTAGAAGCCACTGTATGACTAATCATAAAGCCAACATGAGAGACTAATACTCCAATAACCTTCTCTTTTGAATGATTAGCACCTAAACCTTCATTTTGAAGTACAGTGAGCATCGGACTGTGCTCACCACTGTACAAGAAGTTAGGTGGAGCAGAGAAGTAAAGCCAACAACTTTTATTAGTCACGACGCTTCCAAAAAATATGTCATCGTCAACACAAAGCATTGGTGCAACATCATGGATAGATCTTCCTGGATCAAACACTGCCCTGTACGTCATGGAATGTAACTGAATGAAATCAAAAGGTTCAAATCTACTGGAAATTAGAATAAACCCACTGATTCCAAGAGTTCTTGCAATAGAATCATTATACTCCTTAGGATTAATCAGCATATCGAGCAAGTTCCCTTTGATAATTCTTCTGGCTCCGAAAGGAATTGAATCACTGTCAACAGTAATACAATCATCAAGATGTCCTTCTCAAGTCGATCTTGCAAAGAGTACTTTACTTTCTCCATTTACTTTTAGCACTTGCACTCCAAGAAGTTCAAGCAGCTTAGTACCTTCCTGTTCCCCTTTCTGAAATGCCTTGCTCCTTTCAAGTGAAATGCTCTCCTCAGCTGCTGGCCCTTGCACCGATGCTATCAGGAACAAGGAACCAGAAACACCACCTCCCATTAAAGCCTTCTCCGTATGACCCTTGGAAGAATACATCAACTCTGTGAAACCAATATAAGCTGTTCCGAGAACTGATAACACAAGTATAAGAACACTCCTTAGATTACCTGGAACTTTTAGAGCACTCCTACACTGTCCTGTTACAGAACAATTCATGGTGTTTCTCTCAAAAGATGGTGAAGACCGGAACATGGTAATTACACCATAAAATAATGCACGTAAATAATCAACATAGGCAATTGTAATTCCAAATGCAACCAAGACAGACATGTTCGTAGAATGATCTTTAAGTGACCCTTCCTCCTTAACACAGAGCCAcctataattaaaaaatggtcCCTCACATGAATGGACTGGAAGTGCATTCACCAGAGCATATAGTGTCAATCCAATGTAATTTGTACCCACTGCaaaatcttcaacttccaatGAAAACTTGCTTCAATAATTGCTTAGATGATCTTTTCAAGTTGACAAACAGTGAATATTCATCACCACCAACGGTGACTTCCCAACTTTCAGATTCAAACTTGACAGTCAACTTATCCGCAATACCCTTCTTCTGCCCAAATCGTATTTCCGAACTCCTTGACTAATAATCTGTGTAGTTTGAGCCTGCCACAAGCTCCCCGTAAACAGAGAATGAATGATACCGTCCTTTCAGATCATATTTCTCAATATTAGTTTTCTTGTGCCTTGAAAGTACCTTTTTCATTGTTCCGTTTGCAACTAAAACAGAACCAATTGAACTTATGCCAAGCACCAAGTGTATCAGTTTTTCTGTGTGATTTGAATGAGCTGTAGCATCATGAATATTTGGAGTGCTTCCAGGATCCCATATATGTACTGATGTGCTACCAGACTTTCTTCTCATTACATTCAAAAAGGAACAAGCCCTTTCAATACTTGTCAATGTTATCTTATCTGGTTCAAACCTCAAACTCCTTATTCTAACAAATACCTGAAAAGTCTTGCTCGATTCAACCTCTCCTAGCAGCAGCATAACAAGCCCACCTTCCATCAATTCGGCTTCTGATATCTCATGTGTATTATAGGATAATTTATCATAGTCACTTCACTTATTCTTCTGCATCCCCAAACTATAAGTTGAATCTCTCTTAACGATGGTTGCTTACTAATTAATACAAACTCTTCCTCACAATCTTGTTCTTCAAATTCAACAGAGTAATTTTTATCCCTTGCATCATTTGTTTCATCAGGAAATGCAGTTACACTCTTCATTATCTTCATACTACTGCCATTCGCATAGTTCTTTAATTCAGTTTCATTCTCGATATCAGTCACCTTATCACTTGTGAACGAGATATTCAAAGCCATAGAGAATGTACTTTCTGGAAAGGTTTTAGGAGGAAATTGGTCACCTGGCGTTAACAGGGGAAGTGCCTCTCCATCACCATCACCCGGCTTTGTCTGCAGCAACGACACTAGTTCCCTGTTCACCAGTTTATGCTTGCCAGAAGAAAGTATAGTAGTCTCAGAGACGCAATTGGTTGAATCAGGAACACTAGAAGCCTTTTCAAATACATTTGGTTTCCCAGGTACATGTTCTGGCCCCTCGGTCATGCACTCTTTTCCTCTGTCAATAGGCTCATATCGTTCAGTGTTCATCTCAATCTCTATGTTAGCAGACTCTTTCTCAATACCCACTGCTTTGTCTTTGCCTATAAGAGCACCCTGTGCATCAACTATCATCACAAGAGGTTCCACCTCTGCATGCTTTCTGGTATCCATGTCCTTAGCCCTAGTTTCAATAGTTGGAATATGTTGTTGTATCACCATCTCATCATTCCCCTCAATGATATTCAAATCGATTTCCTCGTTGGCTATGGTGATTGAATCAGCTGCTATTCCGGTATCACTACTGGTTGCCTGAGATTTTTGTTCTTGCGGAATTACAATCATCCATGATGAAAGGTCAGCCTCGTTGACTTTGAGACAGTATGCACAGCTAGGTGGACTCACTATTGGCTCCATAAGCATCTCAGGAGCAGGGCACTCTTCCCCCTTCCAAGGCTCGGTTTCTTCCAATATCTTTCCCTCTAGCAAAACTTCGGGTGTACTGAAAACCTTTGATTTTGGTTCAGAATATGCCATTACCCTATTCTCCAATTGTTCAGCTTCTACTAGATTTTTAGAGATAGGAGATAGTTTGTCAAAAGGCCCCATTACTTCACTAGTTGACATTTCATCAAGCAGTTTATGCTTAGGATTTGGAAGATTAATTTTGCTATTTGCAGCAAATGGTGAAGTCGGCACAGAACATTCAATCTCATTCAGAATAACTCCATTTCCATTTAGCCCATCTGCCACAACTAATTTCATAGCGCCTTCATCCCTGTTGTCCGCAATAACGTTACCGAGAATAGGAGTTTCAAGAGCACAAACCTCATGAGAAGAGGAAGTCACCTGGAGACCATAATAGATAGTACCAGTACCATTATAATTTTCAGAATTTTCAACAGGGAAGTCGATTGGAAAAGGACCATCCATGACATGGTTAATAGGAGACCCTTGATGTTGAACCAGTATATTGATATCTTCAGATCTGCAATTTGTTCTCATCATCCCTATGCCGTAGAAAGAAGCCTTATGATTGTTCGAAAAGAAACCCACGCCTTCCAGAACCACGCCAGCAGTCGAGAAATTGGGAAATGCCATGGTAAACTCTGATGGCTGGTAAGCATAAGGGACAAATTGTAAATTCCTAGCTTGCCAAGGCTGATGTGGACTGAAATTAGAGGAATATAAGGATTGTGTATAATTGAAGTGTTGCTGATACCCACCATAGTCATTCCCATATCCCATATTACTATACCCATGAGGATTACTACCCTGATATGTTGCATTTCTAGAATCCTGCGAAGGATTTGCAGGTAAAACAGATTGTAAGGGATGATTGAAAGTGAAATTTGAGACATAACAAGGGTTTTCGAATGCCATTAATGGATACCCACAGAGCGAGGAtgattgctctgataccactgaTACAAATACTGAATTTCAAGGAAGAAGAAGCTAACTAAGACTAAGCTAAAGCTATACTAATAGAGAGCTAAAAGATAGTTTTTCATTGATGATCTTCAAATGAGTACAAAACAAGACATTTATACACTACAAAGCAAGAACCATATTCCGATGGAAATGACAATATTACCCTTTACTAAACTAAATTAGGATGCCaaccaaataaaatagaaaattagaaCTAAACTCTAAAGGATAGAACTTGGAGTAAATTGCATATCGTATCAGATGAACATATGTAGGTCGCCATGAGCAATAACTTAACTTAGTGTACTGTCAAACGGCAACCAATGCTCCATTCCCACTTcttatttttcggaaaatttggaaGACGTTAGGAGGCAAACACAAGGACACGAATAACCCATTATTTGAACAGTGAGATATTCTTTCATGACGAAAACAAGAACCCAGTTCGGGTTAGAGTCTTGCGACTGTTTGGACAATAGGAAAATGGGATATGATTACCAACAAATGCCAACTCCGTGGCCCCATTTTAAGCCACTGAAGAGGATCAAGATCACTGTCAATCCAAGTTTAGTTCCACCAGCTACTCAAGTATTCCAATATCAAAGATGGACAAAGTCATTTCATTTTCGGTTCGCAGGCCAACTTCAGGAAGGATTCCACAAGACAAAGATGGAAAAAGAAGAGCTTTTAACTCTAAAACAAGTCAAGTACGATAGTTGTAAGCAAATAGGACTTGAAGTGTTCCTCAACGTGGATACCTTCAATTGGCATGAGCTAGGTAAGGCTGAGTTTGCAGGAAGCTATACTAACTTGCCACACCTTCATGGAGGTCCATAAAAGAACCACCAGACTTTAAGTTGGATATCGAGGAAATTGGCCTTGAAGATGAAGATACCATCATGGTGACACTGGTCCCGAAAATGGGGGTGAATCTATCGCCATTGAATCTGCAGAGATTGAACTTGCAAAATGTTGTAATTCTGTTCATGGCAGCTGGCCTGCTTTTGCCTTTCCCATTGTTTGTGTTGAAATAAGCTTGCCTGTACAGTTGTTATTCAGGAATAAACTCTCAATATTTTCAAACTTCTAAGTTTCAGCTGCTTTTATCTTGAGTTTAATGAAGAATGAGAAAACCTTCTAGTGGACCCGCAAACAAAAAGGAGTTAAGTCGTCATGGTATTAAAATAAGAGTTTTAACTTCTACACACTGATAGTAAAAGAATTTTCACACTGATAGATCACCAGAAAGATAACTATAGATCATTGTGACTGTAACTTGAAAAAGCAGACATGTTACCATATACTAATagcataaaaattatttacaaccatcaatgtatataagttaaatctttaaaataaaaatgtgtttTGTAAAGGGAATGGAAAagcaaaataaaacaaatacaaTCCTGAATAAGAGAGAAAcgtaaacaaataaaataaattatgtacATCCTAGTAAGTTTAATGAATAGATGGAAAGCTCCAATACAACCTTTTTTGACAATGAAGCCCCAACACAAACCTGAAAAACATGTAATCTTTCGTTATCAAACACTGGACTGGTCCTAATTAAATTTTGCATATTCTTTCACATCAGCTTAATTCCAAAAAGGAACAACATTGTGCAAGATGTTGATTTCACAACATAGATGGTAGTAAAGGAATATGATCAGGAACTATAGCAAAAATAATCTTAAGGAAAAAGATTGGCCCAATGTTAAAAGTATACATGATATAATCACACAATTTAGAACAGCCAGAGATCCTGGGTTCAACTCCCACTGCCAccaattatcaaaaaaaaattctaccgAGACTGGTTGAAGATATAATTAGTAAACAATGAGCTCTCTCTAATAAGTTAAGCTTTTAGACGAGATGATAACAGAATTCAAGATATAAATCTCGTTTGCCAAAATTATTATGATCAAAACTCTTCACAAATTCATCACTACAAGACAAACTGTAGAGGGAGAATAAACAGTCCATTATACACCAACTCTAACCCAGTACAGAATTCAATTCGTTAATCGTATAAGAAATGAGTTCAGAGAAAATAAGACTACAGGCTTTATGTATTCCATCACTCAAAATTGGGTAATGAAAATACTATCAGATCTCTTAAGAAATGAAGTCATACAAAAAACACTTGAAGGGAAATGCCTTGAAAATTAGTAGTTACTTGCAGTTAAAGGTAGATACGAACTTATTGGCAATTCAGCATAGTACTCCTTAAACCTGCCTCCTCCACATTTATCACCAGATCAACAATTTACATAAAACCTGCCATGACTCCTCTACATCATTTACCTCTAAAAGGACATTCAAACCACTTGTGGCCACAAGGAAGCAATGCCATCTTATCGAAGATTCAACAACACCTTctctctcatttttcattttgttctCATGTTTCTCTACATTCTCTTTAAAGATTGCCATGTAGGCAGCTTCATTACACTCTCATCATCACCTATATAGAGTATTGTCCTGCTCCATCAAGTTAGTTCTCTATCTAACCTCATTGCTCCCCTGCTTTTGTAGTGCACTAACACAATAACAGCTATCATCTGGAACCAAGGGAGAGGTATTCTTGGTTTCAGGTAGCAGAATTATATAAATGAAGTTGTGAAGATGCAACCTTCTAGCATTTCTCAAGCAAAATGCATGAAGTTAAAAAACAGAAAATTCAGTATCTTGTCTAAATGCACAGGGGAAGAGCGACCGGACCTGACGAGATTCCtggggaattttggaagagtGCAGGCAGGGTAGGCTTGGAGTGGCTGActgggttgtttaatgtcattttcaagacaGCGAAGATGCCGgaagaatggaggtggagtacaatgattcccttgtacaagaacaagggcgacATTCAAAGCTGCagcaactatagaggtatcaagctgctaagtcacactatgaaagtatgggaaagggtggtggaaatgagggtgaggagaggtgtgCTTATTTGAGAGAACCAGTTTGGATTCATGCCGGGGCGCTCGACTACAGAAGCCATTCATATTATAAAAAgattggtggagcagtatagggagcgaaagagggacttgcacatggtattcattgacctagaaaaggcctacgacaaagtgccaagagaggtcctatggagatgcttggaggctaaaggtgcacctgtggtgtacattagagcgataaaggacatgtatgatggagctaaAACCGGggtaaggacggtaggaggagactcggagcacttcccCGTTCCGACGGGATTGCATCGGGATCGGCCCTTGCTTGGTTTCTattcgccttggtgatggatgaattgacgccATAGatacaaggtgaggtgccttggtgtatgttgttcgcggatgacatagtcctgattgaTGAGACTCGCAGCGGAGTTAACGATAAGTGAGGGGTCGGGAGACAAAAAATGCGTTAGAGTCTAAAGGACTTAAATTG contains:
- the LOC132059955 gene encoding uncharacterized protein LOC132059955 isoform X2 produces the protein MAFPNFSTAGVVLEGVGFFSNNHKASFYGIGMMRTNCRSEDINILVQHQGSPINHVMDGPFPIDFPVENSENYNGTGTIYYGLQVTSSSHEVCALETPILGNVIADNRDEGAMKLVVADGLNGNGVILNEIECSVPTSPFAANSKINLPNPKHKLLDEMSTSEVMGPFDKLSPISKNLVEAEQLENRVMAYSEPKSKVFSTPEVLLEGKILEETEPWKGEECPAPEMLMEPIVSPPSCAYCLKVNEADLSSWMIVIPQEQKSQATSSDTGIAADSITIANEEIDLNIIEGNDEMVIQQHIPTIETRAKDMDTRKHAEVEPLVMIVDAQGALIGKDKAVGIEKESANIEIEMNTERYEPIDRGKECMTEGPEHVPGKPNVFEKASSVPDSTNCVSETTILSSGKHKLVNRELVSLLQTKPGDGDGEALPLLTPGDQFPPKTFPESTFSMALNISFTSDKVTDIENETELKNYANGSSMKIMKSVTAFPDETNDARDKNYSVEFEEQDCEEEFVLISKQPSLREIQLIVWGCRRISEVTMINYPIIHMRYQKPN
- the LOC132059955 gene encoding uncharacterized protein LOC132059955 isoform X1, yielding MAFENPCYVSNFTFNHPLQSVLPANPSQDSRNATYQGSNPHGYSNMGYGNDYGGYQQHFNYTQSLYSSNFSPHQPWQARNLQFVPYAYQPSEFTMAFPNFSTAGVVLEGVGFFSNNHKASFYGIGMMRTNCRSEDINILVQHQGSPINHVMDGPFPIDFPVENSENYNGTGTIYYGLQVTSSSHEVCALETPILGNVIADNRDEGAMKLVVADGLNGNGVILNEIECSVPTSPFAANSKINLPNPKHKLLDEMSTSEVMGPFDKLSPISKNLVEAEQLENRVMAYSEPKSKVFSTPEVLLEGKILEETEPWKGEECPAPEMLMEPIVSPPSCAYCLKVNEADLSSWMIVIPQEQKSQATSSDTGIAADSITIANEEIDLNIIEGNDEMVIQQHIPTIETRAKDMDTRKHAEVEPLVMIVDAQGALIGKDKAVGIEKESANIEIEMNTERYEPIDRGKECMTEGPEHVPGKPNVFEKASSVPDSTNCVSETTILSSGKHKLVNRELVSLLQTKPGDGDGEALPLLTPGDQFPPKTFPESTFSMALNISFTSDKVTDIENETELKNYANGSSMKIMKSVTAFPDETNDARDKNYSVEFEEQDCEEEFVLISKQPSLREIQLIVWGCRRISEVTMINYPIIHMRYQKPN